A stretch of the Candidatus Parvarchaeota archaeon genome encodes the following:
- a CDS encoding serpin family protein — translation MSLALSMAYRGAGGETERGMASALGFEGIGSGEIDSGSQYLIGQLGGRKDIELEAANSIWLNKDFTLKQDYQKAVEEYYFAKAQSLDFSDPASADTINMWIKDRTRGKIENVISPPIDVYRSFLVNAVYFKGKWAKPFDKTISREREFTSSDGTKKMVMMMKGFDRYDYIENDELQAVRLGYGNGSASMYIVLPRDGASGAQGAENFAESLDGKRWGEITSGMRKKEGTVIMPRFKVEYEKKLNEQLKQMGMEDAFDDTADFSRMAKEPLKISFVLHKTFVESNEEGTEAAAVTVIGMVATSAGPINKPAPFYMEINRPFFYAIQDDKTGEILFMGVMNEIEAQ, via the coding sequence CTGTCCCTAGCTTTATCAATGGCATACAGGGGGGCTGGAGGGGAGACTGAGAGGGGAATGGCAAGCGCCTTGGGCTTTGAGGGAATTGGAAGTGGGGAGATTGACTCTGGCAGCCAGTATCTGATTGGACAGCTTGGGGGCCGCAAGGACATTGAGCTTGAGGCTGCAAACTCCATCTGGCTGAATAAGGATTTCACGCTCAAGCAGGATTACCAGAAGGCGGTTGAGGAGTATTATTTTGCAAAGGCCCAAAGCCTTGATTTTTCAGACCCTGCCTCAGCAGACACCATCAATATGTGGATAAAGGACAGGACACGGGGCAAGATTGAAAACGTAATCAGCCCTCCAATTGACGTTTACAGGTCGTTTCTTGTAAACGCAGTTTACTTCAAGGGCAAGTGGGCAAAGCCGTTTGACAAAACAATTTCCAGGGAACGAGAATTCACATCTTCAGATGGAACAAAGAAAATGGTAATGATGATGAAGGGGTTTGACAGGTACGATTACATAGAAAACGATGAGCTGCAGGCAGTAAGGCTTGGTTATGGCAACGGCTCTGCAAGCATGTACATTGTGCTGCCAAGGGACGGGGCCAGCGGCGCACAGGGTGCCGAAAATTTCGCTGAAAGCCTGGATGGAAAAAGGTGGGGCGAAATCACATCAGGAATGCGGAAAAAAGAAGGCACGGTAATAATGCCAAGGTTCAAAGTCGAGTATGAAAAGAAGCTCAACGAGCAGCTCAAGCAAATGGGCATGGAAGACGCTTTTGATGACACTGCGGACTTTAGCAGGATGGCAAAAGAGCCGCTGAAAATCAGCTTTGTGCTGCACAAGACTTTTGTGGAGAGCAATGAGGAGGGGACCGAGGCTGCGGCAGTCACGGTTATTGGCATGGTGGCTACATCGGCCGGCCCGATAAACAAGCCAGCACCGTTTTACATGGAGATAAACAGGCCGTTTTTCTATGCGATACAGGACGACAAGACTGGAGAGATACTTTTCATGGGGGTTATGAATGAAATTGAAGCCCAGTAG